In Candidatus Moanabacter tarae, the genomic stretch ATTGAGGGGTGCAGCGCGTCCGCGTCTATCTTTGCGATGAAAGTTATCGATTAAGTGCTGGTCATTAGTGTAGGAATGGCAGGTGTCAATGTGGCCCTGCTTGATCTTAAAGCGGTCATCCATGGCTTTAAGAACAGGAACAATGGCATTGGTTGTGCAACTGGCGGCAGAAATGATGCGGTCATCTTCTTGAATGTCTTGATTGTTCACTCCATAAATAATATCGGGAATATCACCTTTCCCTGGTGCGGTTAGGATAACGTAGCCCGCACCATTGGACATGAGGTGCTTTTCAAGTCCTGTGCGATCCCGCCAGACACCTGTGTTGTCCACGATTATGGCATCTTCGATATCGTACTGATCATAATCAACCTGTTCGGGCGAATCGGCATTGATGATACGCACAAGATTGCCATTTATGATCAGAGCATTCATTTCTTCATCGATCTGAATTGTTCCTTTGAAGGGACCGTGAATAGAGTCACGTCGTAGTAAACTAGCTCGTTTCGTAAGCTCCTCAGGGCCTCGGCCTTTCACGACAATAGCTCGCAACCTCCACTTATCTCCACCGCCACTGCGATCGATGAGGATACGGGCCACCATTCGGCCTATCCTGCCGAAACCGTAAAGGACGATGTCTTTGGGTTTGTTCTGCATGACGTTAGATGTTTCTTTACAAGCATCCAGGCTAGCTCTGATGAATGTGGAAACGTCAAGCCCTCCATTTTCATTTTGAAAAATCTTGGCCAACTTCCCAATATCGATTCTCGAGGCAGGCAGGTCTATTTTCGCGAGTGTCTCTACGATCTTAGATCCCAGTTTAAGAGGTAACTCCTCGCCCAGGATTCTTCGGGCAAAACGGTGAGCTTTAATGATGTCGATGGGGGAGCTGCGAATTAGAGAGCGTCCGAATATTGTAATGACGAGTCCTTTCTCCCGATAAAGGCTACCGATTACAGGAACCATCCTTTCGGCAATAGCTTCTCTCTCGATCCAATCATCAAAATAGGTCTGGATTTTTTTATCTTCTGCCATGGTCAATTCTCTATGAAAGAAAAGTATCGAGAAGTTGTTAAAGTAAAAAGGACAGCGAATGCCAGAAGATTGTACTGATAGCCAGAAACATCCTTGGGGCCGACAGTTCGCGTAACATTGGGAACGGCGGAGTAGGCGGTGGAGTGCTTGATTTCACTAGACAGGCCAAAATACTACGGGATTTCAAAATTTGCTGGTCATCGTACCAAACGACGGAAAGGTTCCGTTTTTAAATCGGCCAATAGCAATTCGTCTAGGGTTCCGTTATCCAGTCCGGTTTTAATGATACCAAACGATTCTACTGCTGCGGAGGCGGTCTGATCGATATCCTCCTGATTGTGGGCGAGGGTGGCTTTAAACCCCATGGAACAGTAAACGCCACGCCGCGCCATTTCCTGAATGAATAAAGTGGACACTTTCCGTTTGTCGATTTCCTCTGGCAGATTGAGCTCGATGGCCGGGTTAGTGTGCAGGCCTTTGCACGCCCCATGCAGTCCCGCTTGCTCGATAGCGTTATTGAGGGCCGAACGCAATCCCTCGCCGATTTCCCTAAAACGGTTTTCGGAATCCCGTCTTTTCAACTCTCGAATGGTTGCCAATGACGCCGCTAGACCGGTATTGTCACTCCAATAGGAACTGGAAATAAACATCTGACCTGACGGTTCCATAACCTCTCGCGATCCGACCACCGCCCCCATAGGGTAGCCATTAGACATTGCTTTTGCTACCACGGTCATATCCGGTGTCAGCCCGACTGTGACCTGGACTCCGCCGACCGAGAGACGCCACCCACAGGAAACCTCGTCAAAGATCAGAATGGCTCCATGCGAATGGGCAAGCTTCTGAACTGCTTCAAGGTAGCCGG encodes the following:
- the gap2 gene encoding Glyceraldehyde-3-phosphate dehydrogenase-like protein, producing the protein MAEDKKIQTYFDDWIEREAIAERMVPVIGSLYREKGLVITIFGRSLIRSSPIDIIKAHRFARRILGEELPLKLGSKIVETLAKIDLPASRIDIGKLAKIFQNENGGLDVSTFIRASLDACKETSNVMQNKPKDIVLYGFGRIGRMVARILIDRSGGGDKWRLRAIVVKGRGPEELTKRASLLRRDSIHGPFKGTIQIDEEMNALIINGNLVRIINADSPEQVDYDQYDIEDAIIVDNTGVWRDRTGLEKHLMSNGAGYVILTAPGKGDIPDIIYGVNNQDIQEDDRIISAASCTTNAIVPVLKAMDDRFKIKQGHIDTCHSYTNDQHLIDNFHRKDRRGRAAPLNMVITETGAASAVTKALPALDGKLTANAIRVPTPNVSLAILKLNLVATTTVEEVNEYLRAISLDSPLQSQIDYTTSKEVVSSDFIGYLKTSIIDSETTIVQGKQCVLYVWYDNEFGYAGQVIRIIQHLTRLELPSFPK